The nucleotide sequence TCTCCACGGCCTGCTCCACGGAGTTGTCGTGGGTGGCCGTGGCGTCCAGGAACACCTCCAGGCTCAGCACCCGCGGACCGCTGCCGACGAACTCCGGCAGCGCCGACTCGCCCGCCATGCGGGCCGGGGTGCGCCGCCACTCGGTGGACTTGCTCAACTCCAGCGTGGAGGGGTTGAACTGCAGGTCGAGCCGCGCGAGCGTCCCGCCGGGCCGGGCGCCGACGGAGGCCGGCGGCTCCTTGAGCGTGAGCTGAGCCCTGGCCCGACTGGCGCGGCCCGATGGGGACATGGGGCGTTCCTTCCTGGGAGACGGGAGACGGGAGACGGGAGACACAGACGGGCCCGAGGGACACGGACTGGCCCGGGGGACCTAGGAGGGGACCAGCCCCTCGTGCGCGATCTCCAGCGTCTCCACCGCCGCCTGCGAGCTGGCCGGGTCGAACGACGGGCCCTGCCAGCGCACCGGCACGATCCCGTACACCTGCCAGCCGATGATCCGGCTCAGGTCGGGCCGCAGCGCCACGATCTCGCCGTCCTTGGGCTCCACCCTGCGCAGCGTCTCGTCCAGCCAGCGGCCGATCTTCGCCGTGTCGGCCGTGACCGGCCGGGTCAGGGTGATGTTCGACCAGGTGACCCGGCCCGGCAACTGCCAGGTGAACCCGTTGTTGCCGCCCTCCGCGTACGTCTCCATCTCGACCTGCGCGCCCATGCCGGAACACGTGTGGAAGGCGCCGAGGTCGTTGCCGCCGATGGCGAGGCGGAAGAACACGCTCGTGGCGAAGATGTTGTCCGTCATGCTGCTCGTGTTCCGTCCGTGGTGCGTTCGGTGGTGGCGTGGGGTTCAGCGACGGCCGTCGAAGGGACGGCCCGTGCGGTCCCTGCCCCGGCGCAGTTCGGAGCGCAGGAGGCGGGAGACGGGGTCCAGCAGGCGGCGGGCCAGGTCGTCGAGGTCGGGGGCGGACTCCGGGGCCGGGGTCTTGGCGCGGCTCGTGGTGGCGGTCCGGGACTGCTCCGGGGGCGGAGAGTCGGCTTTGACCTGACCGGCGGCGGGGGGCGAGGTGGTGCCGTCCGCGTCGCGCTGGATTCGCACGGGGCGCACCAACGGGGGAGCGGGGTTCGGCGGGGTGGCCTCGCGTGCGGGCGCGTTCGCCAGGAACGGCTGCACCGCCGGGGGTTGGGGCGCCGTCACGGGCAGTGGGCGTGCGGCGGGCGCGGTGGGTGCCGGTGCCAACGGGGTCGGGCGGACGGCACGCGCGGGGGCGGGGGCGACCGGCGCCTGGGGGGCGCGCTGGACGGCGGCCGAGGTGGGAGCCCCGGCTGTCTCACGTGTCCAGCGGGGAGCCACGACCGGACGTTCGGCGGCCCTGCGCTGTGCGGGCGCGGCAATGGGGGGTGCCGCCTGAGTGCTCAGGGTGAGGGGGCGTGCGGGGAGGAGGCTCAGGGTGGGTGACGGCGCGGCGGGGGCGGCCTTGCCTGTGACCGTCACCGCCCGCGCCACGACCAGGGGCGTGCCGCCGGGTGCCTGGCGGGCGGGGGCACCTGGGCGTACCGGGGCTGAACCCTGGCCGCTGGCGCCGGGCGCCCGGCGGGTCGGGGTGCCTGGACGCCCCGAGGCCGGAGCTGCCGGGGTGTGGGTGGTGCCGGGTGCGTGGTGGGTGGGCGCGCCTGGACGTGCCGGGGGCAGGGGGGTGGAGCCTTGGGTGGCGCCGGGTGTGTGGTGGGCGGGCGTGCCCGGACGTGCCGGGGTCTGGGGGCTTGCGCCTTGGGTGGTGCCGGGTGCGTGGTGGGCGGGTGTGCCTGGGCGCGCGGTTGTCAGGGGGGCCTGGCCCTGGCCGGTGGCGGACGCCTGGCGGGCCGGCGTGCCCGGACGCACCGGGGGCAGGGGCGACTCGCCCTGGGCCGTGCCGGGTGCGGGGCGGCCGGGGGCCGGGGACACGGGGGTCTGGCGGTCCGGGGAGCCGAGGGTCGGGCGTTCGGGGGTGCGGGGCGCGGCCGGGGGTGCCGGGGCGCGTTGTGCCGTGCGCCCCGTGTCCCCGGGTGCCGGGGAGCGGCGCGCGGGGGAGTCCTGGGGTGCGGTGCGGGGCGTCTCGGACGCGGGAGTGCCGGTACGCGCCACGGTCAGCGGTGCCGAGTGGGCGGGGTCGCCGGTCGGTGCGGAGTCCGGGCTCGTGCGGCGCTGGACGAGGGCGCCGGGCGGGGATGTCGGGGTGGGCGCGTCGGAAGGCGTCCGACCCACGGGCGTGCTGGTGACGTCGGGCTGGGTGGTGCCCAACAACGGCGTTTGAGAGGGCTGTTGAGGCGCTCCCGGTGCGGGGGCGGCGGACCGCGGCACGGGGTTCCGGCCCGACCTCTGCCGGTTGCCTGGCACGTCGGCCGTGGCCGGGAGCGCCGACAGAGGTGCTCCCAGTCCCGTCCTCGTACGCGGGGCCGTCGGCTCGGCAGCTCGGCGGCGGGCGGGCTCGGTGGAGGGCGTGGTCGGTGTGCCACCGGGGGTCGATGAGCGCTCGCTCGTCGCTTCCGGCCGGCTCTGGACCACGGGAAGCGTGGGCCCCGGAGCGCTTCCCTCGACCGCGCCCTGCTTCATCGGCACGGCGGTCGGCGGGAGTTGGGACATAGGTGCGCCCAGCGGAGGGCGGCTCCCCTCGTGTCGCTGGACCGTCGCCTCCTTCGGCCGGGCGGCCTCCGGCTGCCGCTCGGTCTGCGGAGCGGGGGTGGCCGTCACCTTCGGGGCGGCCGTCGGCACAGGATTCACGCGGCGCGTCGGGCCGGCGGGCCGTCGGGCCACGATCAGCGAGCGCCCCACCGGGAGCGGACGCACTGGGGCACTGGTCGTCGCGGGGGTGACAGGTGCCGTCCGGCCGCCGCCCGTGCCGGACGACGCCGGAGCGCTGTCGGCGCGGGGAACGGTGGCTGTACGCGCGGGAGTTGGCCGAGGAGCCGGTACCGCCCCGCCCGTGCGGGGGTCCACCGCCGCGACGCGCCGCACCACCGGGAGCGCCCGCGCGGGTGCTGCCGCCGTGGCCGCACGTTGCACCGTGGGCTCCGGAGTGCCGAGCACGGCC is from Streptomyces seoulensis and encodes:
- a CDS encoding phage tail protein — protein: MTDNIFATSVFFRLAIGGNDLGAFHTCSGMGAQVEMETYAEGGNNGFTWQLPGRVTWSNITLTRPVTADTAKIGRWLDETLRRVEPKDGEIVALRPDLSRIIGWQVYGIVPVRWQGPSFDPASSQAAVETLEIAHEGLVPS